The Bradysia coprophila strain Holo2 chromosome II, BU_Bcop_v1, whole genome shotgun sequence genome has a segment encoding these proteins:
- the LOC119073432 gene encoding protein crumbs isoform X2 — protein MKLSVALESLVVALIIVIIPALADDPKEAYFNGTSSYLRLVNPMPIWGHSALSLRTCLGGEFLLQRYNRHMLMMSVNSNAVTVSLLTPTVSVEANVPCKLLDNKWHTIQFLYQLGNLNLIVDKQSTVIANSTYNSIFLTDTEIKNEAAVLLLGKSYSGCILHGPGLIFNTSGMNSQGVVFGPCPLRPGSCEQRDVLIRVPVDHCLHDPCMQHGSCISRADNYECHCTARYSGKNCEIDTGPPCASDPCKNEGRCSEDNRGNFHCTCAAGYTGSLCETEIVTHPLCENNPCQNNGTCKVPHNTNRLECECLSGFTGLRCEIDFNDCESQPCMNDGECIDEIGGFKCNCTGTGYTGTLCQINIDECVISNPCLNGGVCFDTYGSYTCECQPGFGGNNCEQQVNECLSHPCGSGTCIDLKNGRYNCICPVGYSGLNCEIGPPCPSECAPDMECVNGQCVCITDNDGNCFSTPIPKSAQSTSCNCLNNGTCAGTTSNFSCICPRGYTGTLCETDIDECSITSGICGHGICVNQPGSFKCYCEPGFTGLLCDVDVDECLSHPCKNNATCINKINDYECSCPLGYSGKDCSLDIDECASNPCFKGSTCIDLVASYTCMCIPGMTGPRCDIDIDDCESQPCLNRGQCKDELGGFTCNCTGTGFTGTNCEVNIDECITMPCENGATCVDLVNDYECRCYDGYDGKNCEHDIDECESAPCQYNGECLERSNKTLYTLPDRFTTMPAIFSQPFTYENASGYECVCVQGIIGKNCEINVNECEDDPCKHGSCVDGVGTFTCDCDDGYEGKLCETEIDECERYQPCVNGKCYDKIGYYVCKCDPLWGGKNCSVELIGCLDQPCRNNGQCSPSLENETVHNFNCTCVDGYQGDRCEQETTLSLAANSLVIVNTSRSEGYDIYLRFKTTLPNGILVFGSGYNSYILELVNGRLNLHSSLLNKWEGVFIGSGLNNSKWHKVFVAINSTHLLLSANEETTIYPINSYDSGLSNVSYTSFPVTYLGGTIPHLSSYLRHLTHAPSSFVGCMQDVVINGHWIFPHEINANQSLINVEAGCPRQEQCDPNPCHSNGQCIDLWHTFSCACPRPHLGHTCQYNITAATFGHENTTHSTVVVNVDEAAQRTVRSVFDISMFIKTRQSTGEVFYLGSNPKKSNGSQSFVSAKLNGGELLIKIQLNGAPEEQPVGGNRLDNGYTHLIQVVRNHTLVQVKINGTENFRKTLSSLGQLDADVLYLGGPPPSFDGSELPLTKEEQDKIYFKGIIQDVQVSNGSFPMSVELFPINEPDIVLPMSFGEVLLDDSSILRGEVSDDLCRLEPCGHSAVCMNTWNDFVCICPRGYKGKYCQDIQFCELNQCPGEGVCQNLDDGYECLTNMTFQGNEMSPLSFVFHQKDENTPLGKLSQSVVEVSYRTKTGGTLFYVQEGEMYFEIAVYKDQVTVQWRLSDKELPETRRFHKENSMFGWETIHIRVLDDMIEGGFMGWQDSIDPQPSFMVPVDQNMFSDLLSGKYLVYLGGMPQVESNHIPKGINNGAVFKGCLGEVRVNGFLLPYFTQAEVYPETLPPRPHFRLNSSKPEEGCILCFQQDCQNGGICNSPSDNYACECPAGYESDDCSHNIDECLTAECKNNSTCIDLIAEYTCQCVPGFTGKYCESEINECESNPCHNGGVCTDLLATYSCDCTEDYAGPQCDILKQVTCDNQPCHIGALCVDGFNATTGNNFTCTCSTGYQGPLCDEPFCKVEPCQNGGFCFTDDETPSCKCSIGYTGIYCETDINECETNPCQNGGTCIDMIGMYKCQCLGTGFEGKNCENDIDECTVNRIRCGDKGFCVNTPGSFRCNCEEGLCGPECRLENPCILNEVCMNDGVCIEDCGEEPDYMCNCTSDYVGKNCTLMASLRDDEGITPTDIAIIVVPIVIGILIIGGIFLGAFLMMARNKRATRGTYSPSAQEYCNPRLEMDNVLKPPPEERLI, from the exons atgaaattaagtgTAGCATTGGAATCACTAGTGGTGGCTCTAATTATCG TCATAATTCCCGCACTAGCAGATGATCCGAAGGAAGCATATTTCAATGGAACATCATCGTACTTGAGATTGGTCAATCCAATGCCAATATGGGGTCATTCGGCATTGAGTTTACGAACGTGTCTAG GCGGAGAGTTTCTATTGCAACGATATAATCGTCACATGCTCATGATGTCGGTGAATTCGAATGCAGTGACCGTGTCTCTGCTAACACCGACTGTGTCGGTCGAGGCGAACGTTCCATGCAAATTGTTAGACAACAAATGGCATACAATACAGTTTCTGTATCAATtaggaaatttgaatttaattgtgGACAAACAATCAACCGTAATAG CTAATTCAACGTACAATTCGATCTTTCTGACCGACACGGAAATTAAGAACGAAGCCGCTGTGTTACTGTTGGGCAAATCATATTCCGGATGCATTTTACATGGACCCGGACTGATTTTCAATACAAGCGGGATGAATTCACAGGGTGTTGTATTCGGACCATGTCCGTTAAGGCCTGGCTCATGTGAGCAACGTGATGTGTTGATCCGCGTACCTGTAGACCATTGTTTGCACGATCCTTGCATGCAGCATGGTTCATGTATATCAAGAGCTGATAA CTACGAATGTCATTGTACGGCAAGGTACAGCggtaaaaattgtgaaatcgaCACAGGACCACCGTGTGCGTCTGATCCTTGCAAGAATGAAGGCCGTTGCAGTGAAGATAATCGGGGAAATTTCCATTGCACCTGTGCTGCTGGTTACACAGGCTCGCTATGCGAAACGGAAATTGTCACACATCCTCTGTGTGAGAATAATCCGTGTCAGAACAATGGCACCTGTAAAGTTCCTCACAATACGAACCGCTTGGAATGCGAATGTCTGTCTGGTTTTACCGGGCTACGATGCGAAATTGATTTCAACGATTGCGAATCCCAGCCTTGCATGAATGACGGGGAATGCATCGACGAAATCGGTGGCTTCAAATGTAATTGTACAGGAACCGGCTATACGGGGACATTGTGTCAGATAAATATTGACGAATGTGTGATCAGTAATCCATGCCTGAATGGTGGTGTATGCTTCGATACGTACGGTTCGTACACTTGTGAATGTCAGCCTGGTTTTGGTGGAAATAATTGCGAACAGCAGGTGAATGAATGCTTGTCGCATCCGTGCGGTAGCGGTACATGCATCGATCTGAAAAATGGCCGATACAACTGTATATGTCCCGTTGGATATTCCGGCTTGAATTGTGAAATTGGACCACCTTGTCCAAGCGAATGCGCACCAGATATGGAATGTGTTAACGGTCAATGTGTATGTATCACTGACAACGATGGCAACTGCTTCAGCACTCCGATCCCAAAATCAGCTCAGAGTACGAGTTGCAACTGTTTGAATAATGGAACATGTGCTGGAACAACATCCAATTTTTCGTGCATCTGTCCGAGAGGTTATACAG GAACTCTCTGCGAAACCGATATTGACGAATGTAGCATCACGAGCGGCATCTGTGGCCATGGTATCTGTGTCAATCAACCGGGATCTTTTAAATGCTATTGCGAACCGGGTTTTACGGGTCTGCTATGTGATGTGGATGTGGATGAATGTCTGAGTCATCCATGCAAGAATAACGCTACGTGCATCAATAAG ATTAATGACTATGAGTGCTCCTGTCCGTTGGGTTACAGTGGTAAAGATTGCAGCCTCGATATAGACGAATGTGCCAGTAATCCATGCTTCAAGGGTTCCACTTGTATCGATCTGGTGGCTTCATATACCTGCATGTGCATACCTGGAATGACCG GCCCTAGATGCGACATCGACATCGATGATTGTGAATCGCAACCGTGTCTGAACCGCGGTCAGTGCAAAGACGAACTCGGTGGATTCACGTGCAATTGCACGGGAACTGGATTCACCGGCACCAATTGCGAAGTTAATATCGACGAATGTATCACGATGCCGTGCGAAAATGGTGCCACTTGTGTCGATTTGGTGAATGACTACGAATGTCGATGCTACGACGGTTATGACGGGAAGAATTGTGAGCACGACATCGATGAGTGTGAAAGTGCGCCGTGTCAATACAACGGAGAGTGTCTGGAGCGATCGAATAAAACGCTGTACACGTTGCCGGACCGATTCACCACGATGCCGGCGATATTCTCGCAACCATTCACCTACGAAAATGCGAGCGGTTACGAATGCGTCTGTGTGCAGGGCATTATCgggaaaaattgtgaaatcaaTGTGAACGAATGTGAAGACGATCCGTGCAAGCACGGAAGTTGTGTGGATGGTGTCGGTACGTTCACTTGTGACTGTGATGACGGTTATGAAGGCAAACTTTGTGAAACGGAAATCGATGAATGTGAGCGATACCAACCGTGCGTCAATGGGAAATGTTACGACAAGATCGGCTATTATGTGTGCAAGTGTGATCCACTTTGGGGTGGTAAAAATTGTTCGGTCGAATTGATCGGATGTCTGGATCAACCGTGTAGAAATAATGGCCAATGTAGTCCGTCACTGGAAAACGAAACGGTGCACAATTTCAATTGTACCTGCGTGGATGGCTACCAAG GCGATCGATGCGAACAAGAAACAACTCTGTCGCTAGCAGCCAACAGTTTAGTGATTGTAAACACAAGCAGATCCGAAGGCTACGACATTTATCTCAGATTCAAGACAACATTGCCGAACGGGATACTGGTGTTCGGTAGTGGCTACAACAGTTACATTCTCGAACTGGTGAATGGTCGATTGAATCTGCATTCGTCGCTGCTTAATAAATGGGAAGGTGTGTTCATCGGTTCGGGACTGAACAACAGCAAATGGCACAAGGTATTCGTGGCCATCAATTCGACACATTTACTGTTATCGGCCAACGAAGAGACGACCATTTATCCGATTAATTCGTACGATTCCGGACTATCGAACGTTAGTTACACATCGTTCCCGGTGACATATTTAGGAGGAACTATTCCGCATCTCAGTTCATATTTGCGACACTTAACCCATGCTCCGTCAAGTTTTGTTGGATGCATGCAAGATGTGGTTATCAATGGGCACTGGATTTTCCCGCATGAAATCAATGCGAATCAGTCTCTCATCAACGTCGAGGCTGGTTGTCCGCGTCAAGAACAATGTGATCCAAATCCGTGCCATTCCAATGGACAATGCATCGATTTGTGGCATACGTTCTCGTGTGCCTGCCCTCGACCGCATCTGGGACACACATGCCAGTACAACATAACGGCGGCGACATTTGGTCATGAAAATACGACACATTCAACAGTTGTGGTGAACGTTGACGAGGCAGCCCAGCGAACGGTTCGATCAGTTTTCGATATTTCCATGTTCATCAAGACGCGACAGTCAACGGGAGAAGTGTTTTATTTGGGAAGCAATCCGAAGAAGTCTAACGGCAGTCAATCGTTTGTGTCGGCCAAATTGAATGGAGGAGAATTGTTGATTAAAATCCAATTGAATGGAGCGCCTGAAGAGCAACCAG TCGGTGGCAATCGATTGGACAACGGTTACACTCATCTGATTCAGGTTGTGCGCAATCATACCCTAGTCCAGGTGAAAATCAACGGAACCGAAAACTTCCGGAAAACCCTTTCATCACTCGGCCAATTAGATGCTGACGTACTTTATCTCGGTGGACCACCGCCATCTTTTGATGGATCCGAATTGCCACTCACCAAAGAAGAACAAGACAAAATCTACTTCAAAGGCATCATACAGGATGTGCAAGTTTCCAACGGCTCGTTTCCTATGTCAGTCGAGTTATTCCCGATCAACGAACCAGATATCGTTTTGCCGATGTCATTCGGCGAAGTTCTTCTCGACGATTCGTCAATTCTGCGAGGAGAAGTGAGCGATGATTTGTGTCGATTGGAACCGTGTGGTCATAGTGCTGTCTGTATGAATACTTGGAACGATTTCGTTTGCATTTGCCCGCGAGGTTACAAGGGCAAATATTGTCAAGACATTCAATTTTGCGAATTGAATCAATGTCCCGGCGAAGGTGTCTGCCAGAATTTAGATGATGGTTACGAGTGCTTGACGAACATGACATTCCAAGGTAATGAAATGTCGCCACTGTCGTTCGTTTTCCATCAGAAGGATGAAAATACGCCGCTTGGGAAGCTGTCACAATCCGTTGTCGAGGTATCCTATCGCACGAAAACTGGCGGAACTTTGTTTTACGTCCAGGAGGGTGAAATGTACTTTGAAATTGCCGTGTACAAGGATCAAGTTACTGTGCAATGGAGACTGTCGGACAAGGAACTACCAGAAACTCGACGATTCCATAAAGAGAATTCCATGTTCGGCTGGGAGACGATTCACATTCGAGTGCTGGATGACATGATCGAGGGTGGTTTTATGGGATGGCAAGACAGCATCGATCCACAACCGTCATTCATGGTTCCAGTCGACCAGAATATGTTTTCCGATCTGTTATCTGGAAAGTATTTGGTTTATTTGGGTGGTATGCCACAAGTGGAAAGCAATCACATTCCGAAAGGCATCAACAACGGGGCAGTGTTCAAGGGATGTTTGGGCGAGGTACGAGTCAATGGATTCTTATTGCCATACTTTACACAAGCGGAAGTTTATCCAGAGACGTTACCGCCACGACCACATTTCCGTTTGAATAGTTCGAAGCCGGAAGAGGGTTGCATCCTATGCTTTCAGCAG GACTGCCAAAATGGTGGCATCTGCAACAGTCCATCCGACAATTATGCATGCGAGTGCCCAGCTGGCTACGAATCAGATGACTGCTCACACAATATCGACGAGTGTCTGACCGCAGAGTGTAAGAACAATTCGACGTGCATTGATTTGATCGCCGAGTATACGTGCCAATGCGTGCCCGGATTCACCGGAAAGTACTGCGAGAGTGAGATAAATGAGTGCGAAAGCAACCCATGCCACAACGGTGGCGTTTGTACGGATCTGTTAGCTACATATTCGTGTGATTGTACAGAAGATTATGCGGGACCACAGTGTGATATTTTGAAGCAAGTGACGTGCGATAATCAACCATGTCACATCGGAGCACTTTGCGTTGATGGTTTCA ACGCTACGACCGGTAACAATTTCACATGTACGTGCAGTACAGGATATCAAGGACCGCTCTGTGACGAACCGTTTTGCAAAGTGGAACCATGCCAGAACGGCGGATTCTGTTTCACAGATGATGAGACGCCATCGTGCAAATGTAGCATCGGCTACACGGGCATCTACTGCGAAACGGATATCAACGAGTGCGAAACCAATCCATGCCAGAACGGTGGCACCTGTATCGACATGATTGGTATGTACAAATGTCAGTGCCTGGGAACGGGATTCGAAGGTAAGAATTGCGAAAATGACATCGACGAGTGCACGGTCAACCGAATTAGATGCGGCGACAAGGGTTTCTGTGTGAACACGCCGGGATCGTTTAG ATGCAACTGCGAAGAGGGTCTATGTGGACCGGAATGCAGACTGGAGAATCCGTGCATTTTGAATGAAGTGTGTATGAATGACGGAGTGTGCATTGAAGACTGCGGTGAAGAGCCGGACTACATGTGTAATTGTACCAGCGATTACGTGGGGAAAAATTGTACATTAATG GCCTCGCTCAGAGACGACGAGGGCATAACACCAACCGATATAGCGATAATTGTCGTACCAATTGTGATTGGTATTCTGATAATTGGTGGCATATTCCTGGGCGCATTTTTGATGATGGCTCGTAATAAACGGGCCACAAGAGGAACGTACAGTCCGAGTGCTCAAGAATATTGTAATCCCCGATTGGAAATGGACAATGTGCTCAAACCACCGCCGGAAGAGCGACTCATTTAG